Proteins encoded in a region of the Zunongwangia endophytica genome:
- a CDS encoding START-like domain-containing protein, which translates to MEDKIKYEMEFPIHASPSLLYQYISTPSGLSEWYADNVNSRGELFTFIWEGSEEQAKLVSKKSDERVKFRWLEEEDTPFFFEIRIQVDDITKDVSIMITDFAEDEDEVEEGKMLWENMITDLKQVLGSV; encoded by the coding sequence ATGGAAGATAAGATAAAGTACGAAATGGAATTTCCAATACATGCTTCTCCTTCATTGCTATATCAATATATTTCAACTCCTTCAGGATTAAGTGAATGGTATGCCGACAATGTAAATTCGCGTGGCGAATTATTTACCTTCATTTGGGAAGGTAGTGAGGAACAAGCTAAGCTTGTAAGTAAAAAAAGTGATGAGCGTGTTAAATTTAGATGGTTAGAGGAGGAGGATACTCCATTTTTCTTTGAAATTCGTATACAGGTAGATGATATCACTAAAGATGTGTCTATAATGATAACCGATTTTGCTGAAGATGAAGACGAAGTTGAAGAAGGAAAAATGCTTTGGGAAAATATGATTACAGATCTTAAACAGGTTTTAGGATCGGTTTAA
- a CDS encoding CPBP family intramembrane glutamic endopeptidase: MVNTTIENDDYTRTEMAISIDLGLLIVVCFYTYYYKNNTLKNVKIPNLRNIMVCIFVTILIVVIWPFLDLPDLIDKILNEEKIYSYSLQKITWNITSFEQCYYSLRTLLLMPILEETFYRKIIFEKINEKYKTITAILISSFLFSLGHLDYSFFSTAFFIGIILSLVYIKTRNLVIPIVIHSLINLSNNFFS, encoded by the coding sequence ATGGTGAATACGACTATTGAAAATGATGATTATACTAGAACCGAAATGGCTATTAGTATTGATCTAGGATTGTTAATTGTGGTTTGTTTTTATACATATTATTATAAAAATAATACTCTTAAGAATGTAAAAATTCCTAATTTAAGGAATATTATGGTTTGTATTTTTGTAACAATTTTAATTGTTGTTATCTGGCCATTTCTGGATTTACCTGACCTAATAGATAAAATTTTAAACGAAGAAAAAATTTACAGCTATTCTTTACAAAAGATAACTTGGAATATAACAAGTTTCGAACAGTGCTATTATTCTTTAAGGACTCTTTTGTTAATGCCTATATTGGAAGAAACTTTTTATAGAAAAATAATCTTTGAAAAAATCAATGAAAAATATAAAACTATTACTGCAATATTAATTTCAAGTTTTTTGTTCAGTTTGGGACACTTGGATTATTCGTTTTTTTCAACAGCATTTTTTATAGGAATAATATTAAGTTTAGTTTATATTAAAACAAGGAATCTAGTAATACCCATAGTAATACATTCATTAA